From the Pomacea canaliculata isolate SZHN2017 linkage group LG4, ASM307304v1, whole genome shotgun sequence genome, one window contains:
- the LOC112563288 gene encoding uncharacterized protein LOC112563288 isoform X1, with product MASLSQRHLLSLVEAETEALDGIGAIVTASVLTLVLVLVLLMCTCDQGRGYDLAQIHCEAETTELQSVSHRNSAGPKTLVATDLAGDIEALVDGEAGQTVVAGERALNNGVSANRNSMGSNSHSRQASSGSLQMRPTSLRELPEVPTSNHSRNHSGSGGLEKQAGGLRSSHEGDEDDVGYDHLCARVGSSNKPAKNYDHIKLDSPGQVSISATPVSDPDNISENHYSQVRERTYDVVKDVRARGATNSMASHDFDPYAKVKDDDDDKEDPYAKVRDGEKDTDDYSHLKHKHLVHAVPSVKAAKGVVEDDEEDPYERVIGDSGSARVQVPLSVADLDDPYSTVMDQPAVTVIPMHVSTTTVTNSSAGGAVNSIKHKSSSVHASHGLPRSDSNHFHLKYADEDSEVQGDYAVVMKDRQGSVYRRQNNEQRGDDGEEDIMPYFSSPPEPPRLYGTGETLEEDDAMAATPGSPSGGSRRAETKEHKYTKVTARESLASMTARNALNMYEIVPDLAENTYATVEGGSGDGVVHYASASMTQVYPHRHDADPLNETYAEINTSTSGTYTPTVPEPPSLDTLHFMTKSTTSSEGDHSYRNPSSPSATNAGVFMMDDGYAAVSKTSSFSPSETALPLIPRSATTGSVHNPSELTNDASANGISMHPDYHRVKDYIGVQDMENDPNYESVDEAYARTSSSMAALGSNSATASKIVASPSRRQHEYEEVSPSGTPLSGGRKSNGQTSALSKGKTQNSSISTDTVETIIPSVHSHQSIQTAAYARDRVLEGHMYEDINEVQKRKRSLASKSAGGTKVNKEAESTH from the exons ATGGCATCACTCTCGCAGCGCCATCTTCTCAGTCTTGTAGAGGCAGAGACTGAAGCTCTTGATGGCATTGGGGCCATTGTGACTGCTTCTGTCTTAACcttggtgctggtgttggtgttgctgATGTGTACTTGTGACCAGGGCAG AGGTTATGACCTAGCACAGATCCATTG CGAGGCAGAGACAACAGAGCTGCAGAGCGTTTCTCACAGAAACTCTGCTGGCCCCAAGACTTTG GTAGCTACAGATTTAGCAGGAGATATAGAAGCTTTGGTGGATGGGGAAGCTGGTCAGACTGTGGTTGCTGGAGAGAGGGCACTAAATAATGGAGTGTCAGCAAACAGGAACAGCATGGGCTCTAACAG TCACAGTCGCCAGGCTAGCAGTGGTTCTCTGCAGATGCGTCCAACAAGTCTGCGGGAACTCCCTGAAGTGCCTACCAGCAATCACAGTCGTAATCATTCTGGCTCTGGTGGCTTGGAGAAGCAGGCAGGTGGACTGCGCAGCAGCCATGAGggtgatgaagatgatgttGGCTATGATCATCTTTGTGCAAGG GTTGGCTCCAGCAACAAGCCTGCCAAAAATTATGACCACATTAAACTAGACTCTCCTGGTCAGGTGAGCATAAGTGCTACTCCTGTGTCTGATCCTGACAACATCTCAGAAAACCACTACTCTCAAGTGAGGGAGAGGACTTACGATGTTGTGAAAGATGTTCGAGCAAGAGGAGCCACCAATTCTATGGCATCACATGACTTTGATCCTTATGCCAAG gtgaaagatgatgatgacgataaagAGGATCCATATGCCAAAGTCAGAGATGGTGAAAAGGACACAGATGACTATTCCCATCTGAAGCACAAGCATCTTGTCCATGCTGTGCCATCTGTCAAAGCTGCCAAAGGGGTGGTggaggatgatgaagaagatcCATATGAAAGAGTTATTGGGGATTCTGGTAGTGCAAGAGTGCAGGTACCACTGTCCGTGGCTGACTTAGATGATCCTTATTCCACGGTCATGGATCAGCCAGCTGTGACTGTTATTCCCATGCATGTCTCAACAACGACTGTCACTAATTCATCAGCTGGTGGTGCTGTCAACTCCATCAAACACAAGAGCAGCAGCGTGCATGCCAGTCATGGTCTGCCTCGGAGTGATAGTAACCACTTTCATCTAAAGTATGCTGATGAAGATTCTGAAGTGCAGGGAGACTATGCTGTCGTCATGAAAGACCGCCAAGGCAGTGTGTATAGAAGACAAAACAATGAGCAAAGGGGAGATGATGGCGAAGAGGATATCATGCCTtatttttcttcccctcctGAACCTCCTCGGCTGTATGGGACAGGTGAGACTTTGGAAGAGGATGACGCCATGGCAGCAACACCTGGCAGTCCCTCTGGTGGAAGTCGAAGGGCAG AAACAAAGGAGCACAAGTACACTAAGGTAACAGCTCGTGAGTCTCTGGCCAGCATGACAGCACGGAATGCACTCAACATGTACGAGATAGTTCCTGACCTTGCAGAAAACACTTATGCCACG GTTGAAGGTGGATCAGGAGATGGTGTTGTCCACTACGCTTCTGCATCCATGACTCAGGTTTATCCCCACCGACATGATGCTGACCCTCTCAATGAAACTTATGCTGAAATTAACACATCGACCTCAG GAACTTACACACCAACAGTTCCAGAGCCCCCATCCCTGGACACTCTTCATTTTATGACCAAGTCCACCACATCAAGTGAAGGGGACCACAGCTACAGGAACCCTAGCAGTCCATCTGCAACAAATGCTGGTGTCTttatgatggatgatggatatGCTGCTGTTTCCAAGACCTCTAGTTTTTCACCTAGTGAAACAGCCTTACCCCTGATTCCTCGCAGTGCAACGACAGGCAGTGTCCATAATCCCAGCGAGCTGACTAATGATGCATCAGCCAATGGTATATCAATGCACCCAGATTATCATCGAGTCAAAGACTATATTGGAGTTCAGGACATGGAAAATGATCCAAACTATGAAAGCGTGGATGAAGCTTATGCTAGAACATCCTCATCCATGGCTGCCTTAGGATCAAACTCTGCCACAGCCTCAAAAATTGTTGCCTCCCCTTCTCGGCGGCAGCATGAGTATGAAGAGGTCAGCCCCTCTGGTACACCATTGTCTGGTGGGCGCAAGTCAAATGGACAGACATCAGCATTATCTAAAGGCAAGACACAAAACTCAAGCATCTCCACTGACACTGTGGAGACAATCATTCCTTCTGTTCACAGCCATCAGTCCATCCAAACAGCAGCGTATGCAAGGGACCGGGTGTTGGAAGGACACATGTATGAAGATATCAACGAAGTGCAGAAAAGAAAGCGCTCCCTTGCTTCCAAGTCTGCAGGTGGAACCAAAGTTAACAAAGAAGCAGAGTCCACACACTGA
- the LOC112563288 gene encoding uncharacterized protein LOC112563288 isoform X2 encodes MASLSQRHLLSLVEAETEALDGIGAIVTASVLTLVLVLVLLMCTCDQGSEAETTELQSVSHRNSAGPKTLVATDLAGDIEALVDGEAGQTVVAGERALNNGVSANRNSMGSNSHSRQASSGSLQMRPTSLRELPEVPTSNHSRNHSGSGGLEKQAGGLRSSHEGDEDDVGYDHLCARVGSSNKPAKNYDHIKLDSPGQVSISATPVSDPDNISENHYSQVRERTYDVVKDVRARGATNSMASHDFDPYAKVKDDDDDKEDPYAKVRDGEKDTDDYSHLKHKHLVHAVPSVKAAKGVVEDDEEDPYERVIGDSGSARVQVPLSVADLDDPYSTVMDQPAVTVIPMHVSTTTVTNSSAGGAVNSIKHKSSSVHASHGLPRSDSNHFHLKYADEDSEVQGDYAVVMKDRQGSVYRRQNNEQRGDDGEEDIMPYFSSPPEPPRLYGTGETLEEDDAMAATPGSPSGGSRRAETKEHKYTKVTARESLASMTARNALNMYEIVPDLAENTYATVEGGSGDGVVHYASASMTQVYPHRHDADPLNETYAEINTSTSGTYTPTVPEPPSLDTLHFMTKSTTSSEGDHSYRNPSSPSATNAGVFMMDDGYAAVSKTSSFSPSETALPLIPRSATTGSVHNPSELTNDASANGISMHPDYHRVKDYIGVQDMENDPNYESVDEAYARTSSSMAALGSNSATASKIVASPSRRQHEYEEVSPSGTPLSGGRKSNGQTSALSKGKTQNSSISTDTVETIIPSVHSHQSIQTAAYARDRVLEGHMYEDINEVQKRKRSLASKSAGGTKVNKEAESTH; translated from the exons ATGGCATCACTCTCGCAGCGCCATCTTCTCAGTCTTGTAGAGGCAGAGACTGAAGCTCTTGATGGCATTGGGGCCATTGTGACTGCTTCTGTCTTAACcttggtgctggtgttggtgttgctgATGTGTACTTGTGACCAGGGCAG CGAGGCAGAGACAACAGAGCTGCAGAGCGTTTCTCACAGAAACTCTGCTGGCCCCAAGACTTTG GTAGCTACAGATTTAGCAGGAGATATAGAAGCTTTGGTGGATGGGGAAGCTGGTCAGACTGTGGTTGCTGGAGAGAGGGCACTAAATAATGGAGTGTCAGCAAACAGGAACAGCATGGGCTCTAACAG TCACAGTCGCCAGGCTAGCAGTGGTTCTCTGCAGATGCGTCCAACAAGTCTGCGGGAACTCCCTGAAGTGCCTACCAGCAATCACAGTCGTAATCATTCTGGCTCTGGTGGCTTGGAGAAGCAGGCAGGTGGACTGCGCAGCAGCCATGAGggtgatgaagatgatgttGGCTATGATCATCTTTGTGCAAGG GTTGGCTCCAGCAACAAGCCTGCCAAAAATTATGACCACATTAAACTAGACTCTCCTGGTCAGGTGAGCATAAGTGCTACTCCTGTGTCTGATCCTGACAACATCTCAGAAAACCACTACTCTCAAGTGAGGGAGAGGACTTACGATGTTGTGAAAGATGTTCGAGCAAGAGGAGCCACCAATTCTATGGCATCACATGACTTTGATCCTTATGCCAAG gtgaaagatgatgatgacgataaagAGGATCCATATGCCAAAGTCAGAGATGGTGAAAAGGACACAGATGACTATTCCCATCTGAAGCACAAGCATCTTGTCCATGCTGTGCCATCTGTCAAAGCTGCCAAAGGGGTGGTggaggatgatgaagaagatcCATATGAAAGAGTTATTGGGGATTCTGGTAGTGCAAGAGTGCAGGTACCACTGTCCGTGGCTGACTTAGATGATCCTTATTCCACGGTCATGGATCAGCCAGCTGTGACTGTTATTCCCATGCATGTCTCAACAACGACTGTCACTAATTCATCAGCTGGTGGTGCTGTCAACTCCATCAAACACAAGAGCAGCAGCGTGCATGCCAGTCATGGTCTGCCTCGGAGTGATAGTAACCACTTTCATCTAAAGTATGCTGATGAAGATTCTGAAGTGCAGGGAGACTATGCTGTCGTCATGAAAGACCGCCAAGGCAGTGTGTATAGAAGACAAAACAATGAGCAAAGGGGAGATGATGGCGAAGAGGATATCATGCCTtatttttcttcccctcctGAACCTCCTCGGCTGTATGGGACAGGTGAGACTTTGGAAGAGGATGACGCCATGGCAGCAACACCTGGCAGTCCCTCTGGTGGAAGTCGAAGGGCAG AAACAAAGGAGCACAAGTACACTAAGGTAACAGCTCGTGAGTCTCTGGCCAGCATGACAGCACGGAATGCACTCAACATGTACGAGATAGTTCCTGACCTTGCAGAAAACACTTATGCCACG GTTGAAGGTGGATCAGGAGATGGTGTTGTCCACTACGCTTCTGCATCCATGACTCAGGTTTATCCCCACCGACATGATGCTGACCCTCTCAATGAAACTTATGCTGAAATTAACACATCGACCTCAG GAACTTACACACCAACAGTTCCAGAGCCCCCATCCCTGGACACTCTTCATTTTATGACCAAGTCCACCACATCAAGTGAAGGGGACCACAGCTACAGGAACCCTAGCAGTCCATCTGCAACAAATGCTGGTGTCTttatgatggatgatggatatGCTGCTGTTTCCAAGACCTCTAGTTTTTCACCTAGTGAAACAGCCTTACCCCTGATTCCTCGCAGTGCAACGACAGGCAGTGTCCATAATCCCAGCGAGCTGACTAATGATGCATCAGCCAATGGTATATCAATGCACCCAGATTATCATCGAGTCAAAGACTATATTGGAGTTCAGGACATGGAAAATGATCCAAACTATGAAAGCGTGGATGAAGCTTATGCTAGAACATCCTCATCCATGGCTGCCTTAGGATCAAACTCTGCCACAGCCTCAAAAATTGTTGCCTCCCCTTCTCGGCGGCAGCATGAGTATGAAGAGGTCAGCCCCTCTGGTACACCATTGTCTGGTGGGCGCAAGTCAAATGGACAGACATCAGCATTATCTAAAGGCAAGACACAAAACTCAAGCATCTCCACTGACACTGTGGAGACAATCATTCCTTCTGTTCACAGCCATCAGTCCATCCAAACAGCAGCGTATGCAAGGGACCGGGTGTTGGAAGGACACATGTATGAAGATATCAACGAAGTGCAGAAAAGAAAGCGCTCCCTTGCTTCCAAGTCTGCAGGTGGAACCAAAGTTAACAAAGAAGCAGAGTCCACACACTGA